Proteins from one Oscillatoria nigro-viridis PCC 7112 genomic window:
- a CDS encoding HU family DNA-binding protein gives MQTQKECAMNKGELVDAVAEKASVTKKQADAVLSAALEAIMEAVSDGDKVTLVGFGSFESRERKAREGRNPKTGDKMEIPATRVPAFSAGKLFKDRVAPPKNAQ, from the coding sequence TTGCAAACCCAGAAGGAGTGCGCAATGAACAAAGGTGAATTGGTTGATGCAGTGGCAGAAAAGGCTAGTGTCACGAAAAAACAGGCAGATGCCGTGTTGAGTGCAGCCTTAGAAGCAATCATGGAAGCTGTCTCCGACGGCGATAAGGTGACGTTGGTCGGTTTTGGCTCGTTTGAGTCGCGGGAACGCAAGGCCCGCGAGGGTCGCAATCCCAAAACTGGCGACAAGATGGAAATCCCGGCAACCAGAGTTCCTGCATTTTCCGCAGGGAAGTTGTTTAAGGACAGAGTTGCACCGCCGAAAAACGCCCAATAG